A genomic region of Burkholderia humptydooensis contains the following coding sequences:
- a CDS encoding serine/threonine-protein kinase has product MTDPFSRDNEQETVTRSAAAEFAVRPLPLGHRLGELQLDEVLGVGGFGIVYRAFDRTLRRAVAIKEYMPSMLATRGGDYTVSLRSVRFAQAFDAGRSAFLNEARLLAQFDHPGLVKVLHFWESHGTAYMVMPFYEGRTLKQLLDGGAQMGETQLRHIVAALLGALDTLHRAQCFHRDIALDNILIRPDGNPILLDFGAARKRIGDLVDDSAMMIKPGYAPIEQYTDDPAFGQGPWTDLYALGAVMHAMVTGELPPAAVVRSIQDTYRPLATRELTAREPYSPAFLAAIDHALQLKIADRPESVAQFAAELGLREFERPPSPHVAPPASPAQAQPREPAGDREAGAAEDGAQRAATSGSPDARRRDDADVGADAAAMRLDVERARQSRPPLESQESQESASYRRGDSAPAAAERAGGASAAPPQQPPSTDDREAGPLRPRADHAPSLSPSREHAGERDPLPPRPAAARTGWRDRRTIAYAGGALAVSLAIGIGVAYLVKPSGRPETTATNASASPPLAATPALTPAPGSAPATLAQRAEPQPALAPPSTPADTIAHEPAPTVATTAAGASAAPQIANNDAGAASARAAPAANLAPKGSLDATETVVANPSASGGAPPVSPSVAAEAAAAADQQPPDLQETIPVRFHVRPWGDVYVSGVKRGASPPLRTLSLAPGVYQIEIRNGTLPPLRRTVKIDPGSKPVSIDYAFE; this is encoded by the coding sequence ATGACGGACCCATTTTCGAGAGACAACGAGCAGGAGACCGTGACCCGCAGCGCCGCCGCCGAATTCGCGGTGCGGCCGCTGCCGCTCGGCCATCGCCTCGGCGAATTGCAACTGGACGAGGTGCTCGGCGTCGGCGGCTTCGGGATCGTCTATCGCGCGTTCGACCGCACGCTGCGGCGCGCGGTCGCGATCAAGGAATACATGCCGTCGATGCTCGCGACGCGCGGCGGCGACTACACGGTGTCGCTGCGCTCGGTGCGCTTCGCGCAGGCGTTCGACGCGGGCCGCAGCGCGTTCCTCAACGAGGCGCGGCTGCTCGCGCAGTTCGACCATCCGGGGCTCGTCAAGGTGCTGCATTTCTGGGAGAGCCACGGCACCGCGTACATGGTGATGCCGTTCTACGAAGGGCGCACGCTCAAGCAACTGCTCGACGGCGGCGCGCAGATGGGCGAGACGCAATTGCGCCACATCGTCGCGGCGCTGCTCGGCGCGCTCGACACGCTGCATCGCGCGCAGTGCTTCCATCGCGACATCGCGCTCGACAACATCCTGATCCGGCCCGACGGCAATCCGATCCTGCTCGACTTCGGCGCGGCGCGCAAACGGATCGGCGATCTCGTCGACGACAGCGCGATGATGATCAAGCCGGGCTATGCGCCGATCGAGCAGTACACCGACGATCCGGCGTTCGGCCAGGGGCCGTGGACCGATCTGTATGCGCTCGGCGCGGTGATGCACGCGATGGTCACGGGCGAGCTGCCGCCCGCGGCGGTCGTGCGCAGCATCCAGGACACCTACCGGCCGCTCGCGACGCGCGAGCTGACCGCGCGCGAGCCGTACAGCCCGGCGTTTCTCGCGGCGATCGACCACGCGCTGCAACTGAAGATCGCCGACCGGCCGGAGTCGGTTGCGCAATTCGCGGCGGAGCTCGGGCTGCGCGAGTTCGAGCGGCCGCCTTCGCCTCATGTCGCGCCGCCGGCGAGCCCGGCGCAAGCGCAGCCGCGCGAGCCGGCGGGCGATCGCGAGGCGGGCGCGGCGGAGGACGGCGCGCAGAGGGCTGCGACGTCCGGTTCGCCGGATGCGCGGCGACGCGACGATGCCGACGTAGGCGCGGACGCGGCGGCGATGCGGCTCGACGTGGAGCGCGCGCGACAGTCTCGACCGCCGCTAGAGTCGCAAGAGTCGCAAGAGTCGGCCTCGTATCGGCGCGGAGATTCGGCTCCGGCCGCCGCCGAACGGGCCGGCGGTGCATCGGCCGCGCCGCCGCAGCAGCCACCGTCGACCGACGATCGCGAGGCCGGGCCTTTACGGCCGCGCGCCGATCACGCGCCGTCGCTGTCACCTTCGCGTGAGCACGCGGGCGAACGGGACCCGCTGCCGCCGCGGCCCGCCGCCGCACGGACGGGATGGCGCGACCGGCGAACAATCGCATATGCGGGTGGTGCGCTCGCGGTGTCGCTCGCGATCGGCATCGGCGTCGCGTATCTCGTGAAGCCGTCCGGCCGTCCCGAGACGACAGCGACGAACGCGAGCGCGTCGCCGCCGCTCGCCGCAACGCCCGCGCTCACGCCCGCGCCCGGCAGCGCGCCCGCCACGCTTGCGCAACGCGCCGAGCCGCAGCCCGCGCTCGCGCCGCCCTCCACGCCCGCCGACACGATCGCGCACGAGCCCGCGCCGACCGTTGCGACGACGGCCGCCGGCGCGAGCGCCGCGCCGCAGATCGCGAACAACGACGCGGGCGCCGCGTCCGCGCGCGCCGCGCCGGCTGCGAACCTCGCGCCGAAGGGCAGCCTCGACGCGACGGAGACGGTCGTCGCGAATCCGTCCGCGAGCGGCGGCGCGCCGCCCGTCTCGCCGTCCGTCGCCGCGGAGGCCGCCGCCGCGGCCGACCAGCAGCCGCCGGACCTGCAGGAGACGATCCCCGTGCGATTCCACGTGCGCCCGTGGGGCGACGTGTACGTGAGCGGCGTGAAGCGCGGCGCGAGTCCGCCGCTGCGGACGCTGTCGCTCGCGCCGGGCGTCTATCAGATCGAGATCCGCAACGGCACGCTGCCGCCGCTGCGGCGCACGGTGAAGATCGATCCGGGCAGCAAGCCGGTGAGCATCGACTATGCGTTCGAATGA
- the tagF gene encoding type VI secretion system-associated protein TagF — protein sequence MSSEAMSTMQTTLACDGEPPAWYGKIPGAGDFVNHRLSHELAGWWERWLQQGMAAMRQRGDDELARYYTVAPVWNFLIPAGAGAQCVQPGCLAPSCDRVGRYYPVIATLPMRTADYWSALPDVADAFYWQVGSALLDAIRHARAPVQLEQALARVRLVPGAAARSAWFGGEFGESGWRGERDAARGSGEGGEAGDFDGAGEGDESGESGESGESGGEARSGPFAQLMPSPPATPAWPGLSQYFDPHGATSFWWTNRADGSPLRTHAHTGAPDSRLFLRLFGGVQHGV from the coding sequence ATGTCCTCCGAAGCAATGAGCACGATGCAGACGACGCTTGCCTGCGACGGCGAGCCGCCCGCCTGGTACGGAAAGATTCCGGGCGCGGGCGACTTCGTCAACCACAGGCTGTCGCACGAGCTCGCCGGCTGGTGGGAGCGCTGGCTCCAGCAGGGAATGGCCGCGATGCGCCAGCGCGGCGACGACGAGCTCGCGCGCTACTACACGGTCGCGCCGGTCTGGAATTTCCTGATTCCGGCGGGCGCGGGCGCGCAGTGCGTGCAGCCCGGCTGCCTCGCGCCGAGCTGCGATCGCGTCGGCCGCTACTACCCGGTGATCGCGACGCTGCCGATGCGCACCGCCGATTACTGGAGCGCGCTGCCGGACGTCGCCGACGCGTTCTACTGGCAGGTCGGCAGCGCGCTGCTCGATGCGATCCGGCACGCGCGCGCGCCGGTGCAGCTCGAGCAGGCGCTCGCGAGGGTGCGGCTCGTGCCGGGCGCGGCCGCGCGATCGGCGTGGTTCGGCGGCGAGTTCGGCGAAAGCGGCTGGCGCGGTGAGCGCGATGCGGCACGCGGCAGCGGTGAAGGCGGTGAAGCCGGTGACTTCGATGGAGCGGGTGAAGGCGACGAGAGCGGTGAGAGCGGCGAAAGCGGCGAAAGCGGCGGCGAAGCGCGGAGCGGCCCGTTCGCGCAGCTGATGCCGAGCCCGCCCGCGACGCCCGCATGGCCGGGGCTTTCGCAGTATTTCGATCCGCACGGCGCGACGAGCTTCTGGTGGACCAACCGCGCCGACGGATCGCCGCTGCGTACGCACGCGCACACCGGCGCGCCGGATAGCCGGCTGTTCCTGCGGCTGTTCGGCGGCGTCCAGCACGGCGTTTAG
- the tssM gene encoding type VI secretion system membrane subunit TssM: MSHAVARIVRPLPSREIWTFAGLVVLACFVWLAGPLFAFAELRPFESGWVRALTIVALFAAWGARIAWRNWRAGQLNAQLLNQLREAAPRPAATGDPARAQLDELRSRFDEASTLLKKVRFGAADGARKGLPQWLERMSRQYLYQLPWYVFIGAPGSGKTTALVNSGLSFPLAEQFGRAAIRGVGGTRHCDWWFTNDAVLIDTAGRYTTHESNRALDEAEWKGFVDLLKKYRARQPLNGAMLTISVADLLGASEAERTQHAMVLRKRLLELRSQLGIRFPVYLLVTKADLLAGFAEYFGGFGRAECAQVWGFTFPLAESEAGGFDLRAAFDREYRLLHKRLNDGLPELLASQTDARQREMSYLLPQQIADLQDMLGQFVAEVFSVSSFEPMPMLRGVYLTSGTQEGTAFDRVMSGIKRFLKIEGVPPAAQTGSAGRSFFLKSLLQDHIFREAALAGSNLRWHQRQRVLQIVGYAAIALLCVAVLFAWLRSYSRNRDYLDQVAARVPAVDAQIGRAKFTGAADIVQLLPVLDELSGLPDAGGVDLRHPPLAYRWGLFQGEKIEEASDAVYRRALDDVLLPIAASRMEQALREAQPDEAEYAYAALKAYLMLYDSAHYDPAFVQAVVDLEMERALPADFSSAQRSALRSHLGALFGNRVAVSPFPMNERLVADVRERLRQVPFSQRLYRQLARTLRPSTASYDFSVARAVGPDASLAFRRQSGRSLADGVPGLYTRNGYRNVFAPRLPGAIDSYGREEVWVLNLGASEIPNPADAAAWARDVRQLYLNDYIKTWDDYLADIRLQRTSTLAQSIQVARTLSSADSPLTRLMVALARDTPLGDAPGGARNLASRAQDKVDEARSSLAQIFAGQPGADAGAAAASPASPEQIVDSHFAGLRAFAPGGGDQAASFDAVLKAIDALYTYLTATDDALRSGATPPPSDAPARLRAQAGRLPTPFREVLDDLSNVANGSVASVEQRNVAQRAGATVGDFCRQAIAGRYPFARGAARDVAPSDFAQLFAAGGLMDDFFQKNLQTLVDTTAHPWRFSNRNAEADPAAAAMLGAFEKAAVIRDVYFGGGARTAQIKVEIVPLEMDPSISEMVLDVDGQIVRYAHGPQVPTAVQWPGTRGSNQVRLQVTEQSGAAGGFTTEGPWALHRLFDRAGVSGGRGPEQMVARFAVDGKPIVLQVTASSVRNPFRLPQMESFTCPPKQ; encoded by the coding sequence ATGAGCCACGCTGTCGCACGCATCGTTCGCCCGCTGCCGTCGCGGGAAATCTGGACGTTCGCCGGCCTCGTCGTGCTGGCGTGCTTCGTCTGGCTCGCCGGGCCGCTGTTCGCGTTCGCCGAGCTCCGCCCGTTCGAGAGCGGCTGGGTGCGCGCGCTGACGATCGTCGCGCTGTTCGCCGCGTGGGGCGCGCGGATCGCCTGGCGCAACTGGCGCGCGGGCCAACTGAACGCGCAGTTGCTCAACCAGTTGCGCGAAGCGGCGCCGCGGCCCGCCGCGACGGGCGACCCCGCGCGGGCGCAGCTCGACGAGCTGCGCAGCCGCTTCGACGAAGCGTCGACGCTCTTGAAGAAGGTCCGCTTCGGCGCCGCCGACGGCGCGCGCAAGGGCCTGCCGCAATGGCTCGAACGGATGTCGCGCCAGTATCTGTACCAGTTGCCGTGGTACGTGTTCATCGGCGCGCCCGGCTCGGGCAAGACGACGGCGCTCGTCAACTCGGGGCTGAGCTTTCCGCTCGCCGAGCAGTTCGGGCGCGCGGCGATTCGCGGCGTGGGCGGCACGCGGCACTGCGACTGGTGGTTCACGAACGACGCGGTGCTGATCGACACCGCGGGCCGCTATACGACGCACGAGAGCAATCGCGCGCTCGACGAGGCCGAATGGAAGGGCTTCGTCGATCTGCTGAAGAAATACCGCGCGCGCCAGCCGTTGAACGGCGCGATGCTGACGATCAGCGTCGCCGATCTGCTCGGCGCGTCGGAGGCGGAGCGCACGCAGCACGCGATGGTGCTGCGCAAGCGCCTGCTCGAGCTGCGCTCGCAGCTCGGCATTCGCTTTCCGGTGTACCTGCTCGTGACGAAGGCGGACCTGCTCGCCGGCTTCGCCGAATACTTCGGCGGCTTCGGCCGCGCCGAATGCGCGCAGGTGTGGGGCTTCACGTTCCCGCTCGCCGAGAGCGAGGCGGGCGGCTTCGATCTGCGCGCGGCGTTCGATCGCGAATACCGGCTGCTGCACAAGCGCCTGAACGACGGGCTGCCGGAGCTGCTCGCGTCGCAGACCGACGCGCGCCAGCGCGAGATGAGCTACCTGCTGCCGCAGCAGATCGCCGATCTGCAGGACATGCTCGGCCAGTTCGTCGCCGAGGTGTTTTCGGTGTCGAGCTTCGAGCCGATGCCGATGCTGCGCGGCGTGTACCTGACGAGCGGCACGCAGGAAGGCACCGCGTTCGACCGCGTGATGAGCGGGATCAAGCGCTTCCTGAAGATCGAGGGCGTGCCGCCCGCCGCGCAGACGGGCTCGGCCGGCCGCAGCTTCTTCCTGAAATCGCTGCTGCAGGATCACATCTTCCGCGAGGCGGCGCTCGCCGGCAGCAATCTGCGCTGGCATCAGCGGCAGCGCGTGCTGCAGATCGTCGGCTACGCGGCGATCGCGCTGCTGTGTGTCGCGGTGCTGTTCGCGTGGCTGCGCAGCTATTCGCGCAATCGCGACTATCTCGACCAGGTCGCCGCGCGCGTGCCGGCGGTCGACGCGCAGATCGGCCGCGCGAAGTTCACGGGCGCGGCCGACATCGTCCAGTTGCTGCCCGTGCTCGACGAGCTGAGCGGGCTGCCGGACGCGGGCGGCGTCGACTTGCGGCACCCGCCGCTCGCGTACCGCTGGGGCCTCTTTCAGGGCGAGAAGATCGAGGAGGCGAGCGACGCCGTGTACCGGCGCGCGCTCGACGACGTGCTGCTGCCGATCGCCGCGAGCCGGATGGAGCAGGCGCTGCGCGAGGCGCAGCCCGACGAGGCCGAATATGCATACGCGGCGCTCAAGGCGTATCTGATGCTCTACGACAGCGCGCACTACGATCCCGCGTTCGTGCAGGCCGTCGTCGATCTCGAGATGGAGCGCGCGCTGCCTGCCGATTTCTCGTCGGCGCAGCGCAGCGCGCTGCGCTCGCATCTCGGCGCGCTGTTCGGCAATCGCGTCGCGGTGTCGCCGTTCCCGATGAACGAGCGGCTCGTCGCCGACGTGCGCGAGCGGCTGCGGCAGGTGCCGTTCTCGCAGCGGCTGTACCGGCAGCTCGCGCGCACGCTGCGCCCGAGCACCGCGTCGTATGACTTCAGCGTCGCGCGCGCGGTCGGGCCGGACGCGTCGCTCGCGTTCCGGCGGCAGAGCGGCAGGAGCCTCGCCGACGGCGTGCCGGGCCTCTATACGCGCAACGGCTACCGCAACGTGTTCGCGCCGCGGCTGCCCGGCGCGATCGATTCGTATGGGCGCGAGGAGGTGTGGGTGCTGAATCTCGGCGCGTCCGAGATCCCGAATCCGGCCGACGCGGCCGCGTGGGCGCGCGACGTCCGGCAGCTCTATCTGAACGACTACATCAAGACCTGGGACGACTATCTGGCCGACATCCGGCTGCAGCGCACGTCGACGCTCGCGCAGAGCATCCAGGTCGCGCGCACGCTGTCGTCGGCGGATTCGCCGCTCACGCGGCTGATGGTCGCGCTCGCGCGCGACACGCCGCTCGGCGATGCGCCCGGCGGCGCGCGCAACCTCGCGTCGCGCGCGCAGGACAAGGTCGACGAGGCGCGCAGCTCGCTCGCGCAGATCTTCGCGGGCCAGCCGGGCGCGGACGCGGGCGCGGCGGCCGCGTCGCCCGCGAGCCCCGAGCAGATCGTCGACAGCCACTTCGCGGGGCTGCGCGCGTTCGCGCCGGGCGGCGGCGATCAGGCGGCGTCGTTCGACGCGGTGCTCAAGGCGATCGACGCGCTGTACACGTACCTCACCGCAACCGACGACGCGCTGCGCAGCGGCGCGACGCCGCCGCCGTCGGACGCGCCCGCGCGGCTGCGCGCGCAGGCGGGCCGGCTGCCGACGCCGTTTCGCGAGGTGCTCGACGATTTGTCGAACGTCGCGAACGGCAGCGTCGCGAGCGTCGAGCAGCGCAACGTCGCGCAGCGCGCGGGCGCGACCGTCGGCGATTTCTGCCGGCAGGCGATCGCCGGGCGCTATCCGTTCGCGCGCGGCGCGGCGCGCGACGTCGCGCCGTCCGACTTCGCGCAACTGTTCGCGGCGGGCGGCCTGATGGACGACTTCTTCCAGAAGAACCTGCAAACGCTCGTCGACACGACCGCGCACCCGTGGCGCTTCAGCAACCGCAACGCCGAAGCCGATCCGGCGGCGGCCGCGATGCTCGGCGCGTTCGAGAAGGCTGCGGTGATCCGCGACGTCTATTTCGGAGGCGGCGCGCGGACCGCGCAGATCAAGGTCGAGATCGTGCCGCTCGAAATGGACCCGTCGATCTCTGAGATGGTGCTCGACGTCGACGGCCAGATCGTCCGCTACGCGCACGGCCCGCAGGTGCCGACCGCGGTGCAGTGGCCGGGCACGCGCGGCAGCAACCAGGTGCGGCTGCAGGTGACCGAACAGTCGGGCGCGGCGGGCGGCTTCACGACCGAGGGGCCGTGGGCGCTGCACCGGCTGTTCGACCGCGCGGGCGTGTCGGGCGGGCGCGGGCCCGAGCAGATGGTCGCGAGATTCGCGGTGGACGGCAAGCCGATCGTGCTGCAGGTGACGGCGAGCAGCGTCCGCAACCCGTTCCGGTTGCCGCAGATGGAGTCCTTTACATGTCCTCCGAAGCAATGA
- a CDS encoding DotU family type VI secretion system protein, with product MNSSSDSFSAGAGGFVPPNPGGAHPAAAPAGAAAAQPRPGRWAASGTNPLVAAANPLLNLVPQIRSTVHHPNPAWLREHLVVEIRQFEERAQQAGVASEAIIGARYCLCTALDEAAALTPWGGSVWSSHSLLVSFHNETWGGEKFFHLLERLSQQPRQHLDLLELLYFCLALGFEGRYRVLDNGRAQLDAVRRQLAQTIRSVRGEFDPALSPHWRDVVTRDVTRRFTVPLWVCVALALLVGFGVFAGLRIALAGHSDRLFASIDALHVPKLQPAQPAPHPAPAPRVAKFLEPEIAAGLVSVRDEADRSVIVLRGDGLFGSGSTSVIDRYMPVLTRVADALNQVPGSVRVSGYTDDTPVHSARFASNWDLSRERAEAVRGLIAARLDRPDRIAAEGRGTLDPVAPNDSPANRARNRRVEITLMLAPGGDAARATKETP from the coding sequence ATGAACTCTTCTTCCGATTCGTTCTCGGCCGGCGCGGGCGGATTCGTGCCGCCGAACCCGGGCGGTGCGCATCCGGCCGCCGCGCCGGCGGGCGCGGCCGCGGCGCAGCCGAGGCCGGGCCGGTGGGCGGCGAGCGGCACGAATCCGCTTGTCGCGGCCGCGAACCCGCTGCTGAACCTCGTGCCGCAGATCCGCTCGACGGTCCATCATCCGAATCCCGCGTGGCTGCGCGAGCATCTCGTCGTCGAAATCCGCCAGTTCGAGGAGCGCGCGCAGCAGGCGGGCGTCGCCTCCGAGGCGATCATCGGCGCGCGCTACTGCCTGTGCACCGCGCTCGACGAGGCCGCCGCGTTGACGCCGTGGGGCGGCAGCGTGTGGTCGTCGCACAGTCTGCTCGTGTCGTTCCACAACGAGACGTGGGGCGGCGAGAAGTTCTTCCATCTGCTCGAGCGGCTGTCGCAGCAGCCGCGCCAGCATCTCGACCTGCTCGAGCTGCTCTATTTCTGCCTCGCGCTCGGCTTCGAAGGGCGCTATCGCGTGCTCGACAACGGCCGCGCGCAGCTCGACGCGGTGCGCCGCCAGCTCGCGCAGACGATCCGCTCGGTGCGCGGCGAATTCGATCCGGCGCTCTCGCCGCATTGGCGCGACGTCGTCACGCGCGACGTCACGCGGCGCTTCACGGTGCCGCTGTGGGTGTGCGTCGCGCTCGCGCTGCTCGTGGGCTTCGGCGTGTTCGCGGGGCTGCGCATCGCGCTCGCCGGCCATTCGGACCGGCTGTTCGCGTCGATCGACGCGCTGCACGTGCCGAAGCTGCAGCCGGCGCAGCCCGCGCCGCATCCGGCGCCCGCGCCGCGCGTCGCGAAGTTCCTCGAGCCGGAGATCGCCGCGGGGCTCGTGAGCGTGCGCGACGAAGCCGACCGCAGCGTGATCGTGCTGCGCGGCGACGGCCTGTTCGGGTCCGGCTCGACGTCGGTGATCGATCGCTACATGCCGGTGCTCACGCGCGTCGCCGACGCGCTGAACCAGGTGCCGGGCAGCGTGCGCGTGAGCGGCTACACCGACGATACGCCGGTGCACAGCGCACGCTTCGCATCGAACTGGGACTTGTCGCGCGAGCGCGCGGAGGCGGTCCGCGGCCTGATCGCCGCGCGGCTCGACCGCCCGGACCGGATCGCGGCCGAAGGGCGCGGCACGCTCGATCCGGTCGCGCCGAACGATTCGCCGGCGAACCGCGCGCGCAACCGGCGCGTCGAGATCACGCTGATGCTCGCGCCCGGCGGCGACGCCGCGCGCGCGACGAAGGAGACGCCCTGA
- the tssK gene encoding type VI secretion system baseplate subunit TssK encodes MNEPVLSATPAAALRQRVIWTEGMFLRPQHFQQLERHWERYVGMRCLPLQGFYWGYDELQIDRELLALGKVALLAATGVMRDGTPFDLSHPDDRPEPLDVPADAKDQLVVLALPLWRGGAQEVSFGGDGNGNADAGFARYVVREHEVADANEVALGPALLQTGRLNVRLMLESELTGDWEALGAVRIVERRTDGRLLVDDGYIPPRLVAQRDPVLLRHTRELHGLLTQRSEALGGRLSEPGRGGVSEVADFLLLQLVNRYLALTWHAQQDVAAHPETLFRDWLKLACDLSTFTAVGRRPQSLAVYRHDDLRTSFGELMAELRRSLSTVLEQNAIQIELRDAGNGMKVATIADPALRDTAGFVLAVRADVPADSLRVRFPAQAKLGPVERIRDLVQLQLPGIAMRQLPVAPRQIPYHAGHTYFEIDKGGEMWKQLERSGGLAFHFAGEFPGLSMEFWAIRG; translated from the coding sequence ATGAACGAGCCGGTATTGTCCGCGACCCCCGCTGCGGCGTTGCGCCAGCGCGTGATCTGGACCGAGGGCATGTTCCTGCGCCCGCAGCATTTCCAGCAGCTCGAGCGGCATTGGGAGCGCTACGTCGGCATGCGCTGCCTGCCGCTGCAGGGCTTCTACTGGGGCTACGACGAACTGCAGATCGACCGCGAGCTGCTCGCGCTCGGCAAGGTCGCGCTGCTTGCCGCAACCGGCGTGATGCGCGACGGCACGCCGTTCGACCTGTCGCATCCGGACGATCGGCCCGAGCCGCTCGACGTGCCCGCCGACGCGAAGGACCAGCTCGTCGTGCTCGCGTTGCCGCTGTGGCGCGGCGGCGCGCAGGAGGTGTCGTTCGGCGGGGACGGCAATGGCAATGCGGACGCGGGATTCGCGCGCTACGTCGTGCGCGAGCACGAGGTCGCCGACGCGAACGAGGTCGCGCTCGGCCCCGCGCTCTTGCAGACCGGGCGGCTGAACGTGCGGCTGATGCTCGAATCGGAGCTGACGGGCGACTGGGAGGCGCTCGGCGCCGTGCGGATCGTCGAGCGGCGCACCGACGGGCGGCTGCTCGTCGACGACGGCTACATTCCGCCGCGGCTCGTCGCGCAGCGCGATCCGGTGCTGCTGCGCCACACGCGCGAGCTGCACGGGCTGCTCACGCAGCGCAGCGAGGCGCTCGGCGGGCGGCTGTCGGAGCCGGGGCGCGGCGGCGTGTCCGAAGTCGCCGATTTCCTGCTGCTGCAACTCGTCAACCGCTATCTGGCGCTTACGTGGCACGCGCAGCAGGACGTCGCCGCGCATCCGGAGACGCTGTTCCGCGACTGGCTCAAGCTCGCGTGCGACCTGAGCACGTTCACCGCGGTGGGCCGGCGGCCGCAGTCGCTCGCCGTCTATCGGCACGACGATCTGCGCACGAGTTTCGGCGAGCTGATGGCGGAGCTGCGCCGCTCGCTGTCGACGGTGCTCGAGCAGAACGCGATCCAGATCGAGCTGCGCGACGCGGGCAACGGAATGAAGGTCGCGACGATCGCCGATCCGGCGCTGCGCGACACCGCGGGCTTCGTGCTCGCGGTGCGCGCCGACGTGCCGGCCGACAGCCTGCGCGTGCGTTTTCCCGCGCAGGCGAAGCTCGGGCCCGTCGAGCGGATTCGCGACCTCGTGCAGTTGCAGTTGCCGGGCATCGCGATGCGGCAACTGCCGGTCGCGCCCCGGCAGATTCCGTATCACGCGGGGCACACGTACTTCGAGATCGACAAGGGCGGCGAGATGTGGAAGCAGCTCGAACGCTCCGGCGGCCTCGCATTTCATTTCGCCGGCGAATTCCCGGGACTCTCGATGGAGTTCTGGGCGATTCGCGGGTGA
- the tssJ gene encoding type VI secretion system lipoprotein TssJ, translating to MRLRFSGSVVLGCALLLAGCGATERSVAVPYSITLDVAPDVNPDINRKPSPIVLKVFQLKTASAFESADFFSLQDKPESVLGADLLGVDRIILRPGDARTLHYRGNVDASAIGIVAEYRVLEKNRWRMTVPLPRAKQLNLYRFWQTSPGEMKLSVAVKNGGVGLGGDSRVRQ from the coding sequence ATGCGACTGCGGTTCAGTGGTTCCGTCGTTCTGGGGTGCGCGTTGCTGCTTGCCGGATGCGGGGCGACGGAGCGTTCCGTTGCCGTGCCGTATTCGATCACGCTCGACGTCGCGCCCGACGTCAATCCGGACATCAATCGCAAGCCGTCGCCGATCGTGCTGAAGGTGTTCCAGTTGAAGACGGCGTCCGCGTTCGAGAGCGCCGATTTCTTCTCGCTGCAGGACAAGCCGGAGAGCGTGCTCGGCGCGGATCTGCTCGGCGTCGACCGGATCATCCTGCGCCCGGGAGACGCGCGCACGCTGCACTACCGCGGCAACGTCGACGCGAGCGCGATCGGCATCGTCGCCGAATATCGCGTGCTCGAGAAGAACCGCTGGCGGATGACGGTGCCGCTGCCGCGCGCGAAGCAACTGAACCTGTACCGATTCTGGCAAACCTCGCCGGGCGAGATGAAGCTGTCGGTCGCCGTGAAGAACGGCGGCGTCGGCCTCGGCGGCGATTCGCGAGTACGTCAATGA
- a CDS encoding TssQ family T6SS-associated lipoprotein has protein sequence MKGRASLYIFLGFFLAGMGGCGTGTAPPASPTSTPSVAQATLDSAKAAYDAGDYRRTIALLGGHAREVDGADVNTQVAAHKLLAFSYCLTRRVTQCRAEFSRILDLNPRFDLSPAEKGHPIWGPAFEYARRKHASSS, from the coding sequence ATGAAAGGCCGCGCCTCGCTTTACATTTTCCTTGGCTTTTTCTTGGCGGGAATGGGCGGCTGCGGCACGGGCACGGCGCCCCCGGCCTCCCCGACTTCGACGCCATCGGTCGCGCAGGCGACGCTCGACAGCGCGAAAGCCGCATACGACGCAGGCGACTACAGGCGCACGATCGCGCTGCTCGGCGGCCACGCGCGCGAGGTCGACGGCGCCGACGTCAACACGCAGGTCGCCGCGCACAAGCTGCTCGCGTTCAGCTATTGCCTGACGAGACGCGTCACGCAATGCCGCGCCGAGTTCTCGAGAATTCTCGACCTCAATCCGCGCTTCGATCTGTCCCCTGCCGAAAAGGGGCATCCGATCTGGGGGCCGGCGTTCGAGTACGCGCGCCGCAAACATGCGTCGTCATCCTGA